The DNA sequence TTTATCGGCAATCGCCGGAGCCGTGGTCAATCCTGGTGATTCTATTCCCAGCAGGTTGATAAAACCGGGGAATCCTGCCTCTTTTTCCTCCCGAATAATAAAATCCCTAAATTCATCTCCAGGTCCTTGTAATCGGGGGCGGATGCCGGCCATCTCCGGTTCCAGCCGGCTTTCATCCAGGTCGGGCAGGTAGCGTTTAATGGCCTGGCAGAATAAATTCCTGCGTGAGTTGTCCACCAGGTAGTCCGGTTTTTTAAGGTATTCAAGATCAGGGCCGAAACGCACCCGACCGCTAAGGTCCAGGGTGGCATGGATGCCCAGTCCGTGGCCGCCGGCCGGCGGTACCGGGTAGACCAGATGTTTGACTGGGGATTTGCCGGTGTAGCTGAAATAGCAGCCTTTAGCGTAGTGGACGAGAGGTGTGGGGATGCCGGTTTTCTGGCTGAGAACAGTGGCTTCAAGCCCGGCACAATTAATGATTATTTCGCTTGAAAAACTGAAAGAATCCGGCGCCGTTTTCAGGATATATCCTCTGGGAACTGGTTCTATATTTTCAATTTCGGTGTTGAAAGCAAAGGTGGCTCCAAGGCTTTTGGCTAGCTGGTGGTAGAAGCGCATCAGGCTGTGGGAATCAATGATCCCGGTTGACGGGGAAAAAAGGGCGGCCCGGGTCTTGACGGCCGGTTCCAGCTGCCGGCAGCGGCCGGCGGTAATCAGTTCCAGATCGCCTACCCCGTTTTTCCGTCCTTGGGCCAGGTTGAGTTCCAGCTGCTTTTCCTCGTCGGCGGTGACGGCGACAATCAGTTTTCCCAGCTGGCGGCAGGGGATATCATGTTTATGGCACAGTGCATAAAGCTGCTGCCGTCCCTGGACGCAAAGCCTTGCTTTCAGGGAGTTTGGGGGATAGTAAATGCCGGCATGGATGACTTCACTGTTGCGGCTGCTGGTTTCGCGACCGAAGCTTTCATGGCGTTCGACAACCAGCAATTCATGGTCGAAGTGTGGGGCCAGGCGGGCGGCTACCGCCAGGCCGACAACTCCGGCGCCGATAATGGTAACCTTAATTTTTTCCACTGAACCATTGGCGGCCGGCAATTCCAGCCATCAGGAGAGTACCAGCGCCGCTGATGAGATAATTGGGCCAGAAAAGTGCCAGGGCGGCGCTGCCCATCAGTAAGGTTTCCACTAGGCTCAGGCGTTTGAAAAGAAAACGCTCCAGAAAACTGGTAAAGGCTATCAGCCCGATGGCGCTAAAAAATATGGTCATGATGACTTCAGTAAGCGGACCGTTGCAGAGCAGGGGGCGGTAGGCCATGATGATGGGAATGATGTAGAGTCCTTTGGCAATTTTCCAGGAGGCAAAACCGGTTTTCATCGGCGAAGCGCCAGCGATTCCGGCGCCGGCAAAAGCGGCCAGGGAAACCGGCGGAGTGACATTGGCATCCTGGCTGTACCAGAAAACAATCATGTGGGCGATGACGATCGGCAGGCCCAGATCCATCAGCGCCGGTCCCGCGAGAATAACCAGGACGATGTAGGAAGCGGTCACCGGCAGACCCGTGCCCAGCACCAGGGATGCCATGCCGATGAGAATAATGGCCAGCAGTGGGCTGCCGCCGGAGCAGGAAACCACCAGGCTGGAAAATTTGAGTCCCAGGCCGGTCAGACTGACACAGCCGACAATAATGCCGGCACAGCCGCAGGCAACCGATACCATGACCGCGTTGCGGGCTCCGGTCTCCAGTCCTTTGATAATTCCCTTCAGATTCAATCGTGTACGGCGGCGCAGCATGGCGGCGGCCAGGGTTGAAATGACCGCCACAAAGCCGGCCATCATCGGGCTGTAGTTGCTGAACAGCACATAGATCAGGATGATAACCGGTAATAGGAAATGCAGGCCGTCTTTCATGGTTTGCCAGAATGACGGCAGGTCAGCCTTGGCTATGGGTTTAAAGCCTTCTTTCTTGGCTTCAAAATGGACAAAGAAAAGGACGCTGAGATAGTAGAGAATGGCCGGGACGATGGCGATTTTGACGATATAGAGATAGGAGGTATTGGTGAACTCCGCCATCAGGAAGGCTCCGGCTCCCATAATCGGCGGCATGATCTGGCCGCCGGTGGAGGCTGCGGCTTCAATGGCGCCGGCCACATGGGGTTTGTAGCCCACCTTTTTCATCATTGGAATAGTAAAGGAGCCGGTGGTGACCACGTTGGCCACTGCTGAGCCGGAAACCGAGCCCATGAAACCGCTGGCCAGGATGGCGGTTTTAGCCGGTCCGCCGGTCATCCGGCCAGTGAGACTGTAGGCCAGGTCAATAAAGAAATCGCCGCCGCCGGTACATTCCAGGAAAGAACCGAAAAGAATGAAAACGAAAACAAAGGTGGCAGCCACTCCCGTGGGCAGACCCCAGATTCCTTCGGTGGTCAGGTAGAGGGTGGTGACGATCCGTTCAACGCTGTAGCCTTTGTGAGCCAGCAGGTCGGGCATCCAGGGGCCAAAATAGGTGAACAGCAGAAAAATAATGGCGATGGCCGTCATAAAAAAACCGATCACCCGGCGGGTGGCTTCGAGAACCAGGCAGAGGGCGATGCTGCCCATAATCACATCCATGGTGATCCAGTCACCCTGGCGTTTAACGATGGCGTTGAATTCAATCCAGATATAAGCACCGATAACCAGGCAAAGCAGGATCAGCAGCCAGTCGATGATCATGAAAATATCCACCCGGTTTTTAGCCGCGGTTTTGATCGGCGGATAGAGAGAAAAAACCAGGATCATGATCAATACCAGGTGCACCGAGCGCTGGTAGATGGCGGCCAGGGGCGAGATGCCGGCGGTGTAAAGCTGGAAGAGAGAAAGGCCGACAGCTACGATGGTGATAAAAATGGCAGTCAGCCCCCGTGGGGTACGATAGGCGCTGGCTGATTGTTCTTCAATGACAATTTTTTCAGGATTCATGGTTCAAATTCCACCATCGCCCGGCGTCCCGGAGCCAGGGCTGACAGGTTGATTCTTTGTTGATGGTATATAATTGTATGATCAACACCGGGGGAACCGATGCGTAAGACAAAACTACCCAGGGTATAGTTCATCTTGTCAATGGTAATCCAGCCGTCTTTCTGGGTCAGCTGTCCATGGCCAGGCCAGTGTCCGAGTCCGGCGCCAAAGATCCTGAACCAGGTTTTTTCCAGCACCAGGCCACGCTCGGGATCGAGGCGAAACTGCTCGAAAATGGGTTTTTTATCCACGGAATGGATATAGCGGATGGTAACCCGGTCGCCGCACTCCACCTTAAGTGAAAGAATGATTCTGCCGCTGTCAAATTCACGGACAATCAAGTGGGGCTGCCTGTCTGCTGTTGCCGCCGCTGAAACCAATTCTGGCTGCAATAAAAATAGAAAAATCAAACCGGTAGCCAGAACCATGGTCCATGTTGAAAAAAATACCCATGGAGGATGCGGCTTCATGGGCTTCATGTCCTCCATGGGTGATTGTCTGTGGTTAGAAAAAAGGTGTAAGGTATAAGGTGCAAGGTTAAAGGACCCCCTTACACCGTAAACCTTACACCATATACCGTCCACCGTGTTTCCAAAGGCTGCTTATTTGGCGATCAGCCGATCCGGAATGGTGATTCCCTGTTCCCTGATATATTTGATGGCCCCGGGATGAAGGGGGATGGCCGAATATTTGACCGCGTTTTCCGGGGTCGTATACTTGGCAAAATGATGGATTTTAATCAGGTAATCCTGGTTTTCAAAAACGGCCTTGGTCAGTTTGTACACCAAGTCTTCGTCCAGGTCGGCATTGCAGATAAAGGTATTCCATACTGAAGCGGTATAGACCGGCTGATCCTGGCCTTTATAGATGTTTGCCGGCAGGGTGTAGCCGGCGTAGAAGGGGTATTTGCTGGTTACTTTATCGATTTCCCCCTTGGTAAATGGGACCACCCGGATGGCGTGGGTGGTGGCCAGGTCCATGATTGATGATGTTGGCGGGGCGACGCACCAGACGCCAACGTCAATGGAATTATCTTTTAACGCATTAGCGTTCTCATTGAATGAAAGCCGGAATACATCGAAAGAGCTGTAGGGAATACCGAGGGCGTTCTGGAGAATCAGACTGGTCATAAATTCCGTGCCGCTGCCCGGAGCGCCGACAGAAACATCTTTGCCCTTGAGATCGGCAATGGTTTTGATGCCTGAATCTTTACGGGTGACGATATGATAAACATTGGGATACATGACGAACATGCCGCGGATTTTCTGAGGTTTCCCCTTGAATTTTCCGGTTCCGGTATAGGCCTGGAAAGCCACGTCACTCATGATTTCACCGAAAAGGGTTTCGCCCTTGTCACAGAGCCGGGTGTTTTCGACTGAAGCGCCGGTAACCTCGGCGACCGCCCTCACCCCTTTGACATACTTGGTCCAGATTTCAGCGACTCCGCCACCATAGGGATAGTAAACCCCGCCGGTGCCGCCGGTGCCGATGGAGATGAATTTGGTCCGGGCCGCGGCCGGTTCAGTGTTGAGGCTGAAAGTAAAAGCCAGTACAGCTGCCAGGGTGATAATGAAAAATATTTTTTTATTCATAAGTCTTTTCTCCTGTAAAAAATTCACGTTTCATAGCGGTGACAATCTTGTATTTATTCGATGGTCTTCAATACCACCAGCAGATCTTTTGATGCCGTATCGGCGTTGAAAAAAGGTACTTTAACTGTAGCGGTTTCACCCGATTTTACCACCGGCGGTTTCCCTTTCCGGGGGATAAGATGCCCGGCGGCCTTATCCTGGTCCAAAAGGAAGATATTGAGGCGGTATCGTTGTGCCTGCTTGCTGGTATTTTTGATGGCAACCGTAAATATCAGAGCGGTTTTTTTCTTGAAGGTGCCCACCTCGCAGGCAAAAGAGGTGATTTCAGCCTGTTCGTCAATCTGCCATTCAATGGTCGCCGGACAGTTGACATCAGCCGGCTTGGGTGTTGCGGCATAGCTCAGTACCGACACGCAGGCAAACAGCATTACCGTGATGAGGATAATAACTTTCCTTTCTGGTGTTTTCATGATCCCTCCTTAATATCTCGTTTATTAACAGGTTGTGTGTTGCGATGTAACCCATATAGCATGTTTTTCAGTAATGTAAAAACATTGTTTTGTCAATACTGATGCAGAAATTTTGAAAGCAAGAACACGTTATGGCCGAAAATCGTCTGTTGTCCCATAACCCTGCTGCTGTGATTTACTGACACCTGAATTAAGCGATGAGCTCTTAGCTCAATGATTACAAGATGTTTCATAGTATTCATGGTAAATATTCGGCTACGTTTTCAGAAAAGACAAAAATACTCTCACAGAGGCACAAAGTCACAGAGAACCCCAGTCATTTGCCCTCTGTGACTCCGTGTCTGGTATAATCGATCCATGGTGGAACCGGTCATGGGTTTCTGTACCGATGAGCAAAATAAGAGGTTTTTGAAAGATGTACCGCTTTTTGAAGAGATGCTGGTCAAGGATGGTATTCGTCTGTTCAAATTTTATTTTTCGGTTTCCCGTGCAGTCCAGAAAGAACGTTTCGAATCTCGCAAAACCGACCCGCTCAAGCAGTACAAACTGTCACCAGTGGACAACCTGGCCCAGAAATACTGGGATCAGTATACGTTGCGCAAATTTCAGATGCTTTCTGAAACCAACCGGACCTTGGCTCCCTGGACCATTATCCGTTCCGACAATAAGAAAAAAGCCCGCCTCGACTGCATGAAATTTTTTCTCAGCCAGATAGAATATAAGGATAAGATTGATCCCGAAGAACTGGAAATCAATCCTGAAATCATTATCTCCGGCATTGATGAGCTGAAGTTTATGGAGGACAATCTGATGTCCGCAGCCGAGCTGACCGGATAAAGAGTTTTATTCTTCATGCCGGTTGTCGGTCTGAACAACCGGTATTTTTGGTAACTTCCTTTCTGCAGGATTCTTCCACCTGTAAAAATGAGTCTCCTTTTTGGCCGGTATAAGTGCCGGTGGAGGAAAAACAGCCGGCATCTTTTCGCGAGGTGGTCAACCTTTTGGGGCAGTTTGTTGGCGACCGGAAAACCATTGACGAGATTGTCAGGGTTAATGAGCGACAGAATCTTTATCTCTGGTGTCTCTACCAGTACCGGGCCGGACTTCGGGATGATGTTCCGGCGCCGGAAGAGATTGAGCGCTTGATTGAAGGACGCTGAGGGAAAATATTGATATCCCCTGTTTGTTTTTTATCCCGCAATCGCTTGTCCTGGAATCAGGTTGCCCAGAAATTGTTCGCAGGGTAGACAGAGGATATTCTTTATTAAAAGACGTTCGTTGCCACGATAGAGGAGGAGGGCCCGGGCCTCCGGATAGTCTTCTTGAAACGCGGTCAGTCCTTTGAGCATTTTACTGTTGATTCGCTCAGTATTTTTGACCTCTACAGCCCAGAAAGTATTATCGCCGTAAAGGACAAAATCGACTTCCACCCCTGATTTCGTGC is a window from the Pseudomonadota bacterium genome containing:
- a CDS encoding TRAP transporter permease is translated as MNPEKIVIEEQSASAYRTPRGLTAIFITIVAVGLSLFQLYTAGISPLAAIYQRSVHLVLIMILVFSLYPPIKTAAKNRVDIFMIIDWLLILLCLVIGAYIWIEFNAIVKRQGDWITMDVIMGSIALCLVLEATRRVIGFFMTAIAIIFLLFTYFGPWMPDLLAHKGYSVERIVTTLYLTTEGIWGLPTGVAATFVFVFILFGSFLECTGGGDFFIDLAYSLTGRMTGGPAKTAILASGFMGSVSGSAVANVVTTGSFTIPMMKKVGYKPHVAGAIEAAASTGGQIMPPIMGAGAFLMAEFTNTSYLYIVKIAIVPAILYYLSVLFFVHFEAKKEGFKPIAKADLPSFWQTMKDGLHFLLPVIILIYVLFSNYSPMMAGFVAVISTLAAAMLRRRTRLNLKGIIKGLETGARNAVMVSVACGCAGIIVGCVSLTGLGLKFSSLVVSCSGGSPLLAIILIGMASLVLGTGLPVTASYIVLVILAGPALMDLGLPIVIAHMIVFWYSQDANVTPPVSLAAFAGAGIAGASPMKTGFASWKIAKGLYIIPIIMAYRPLLCNGPLTEVIMTIFFSAIGLIAFTSFLERFLFKRLSLVETLLMGSAALALFWPNYLISGAGTLLMAGIAGRQWFSGKN
- a CDS encoding DUF1850 domain-containing protein — protein: MKPHPPWVFFSTWTMVLATGLIFLFLLQPELVSAAATADRQPHLIVREFDSGRIILSLKVECGDRVTIRYIHSVDKKPIFEQFRLDPERGLVLEKTWFRIFGAGLGHWPGHGQLTQKDGWITIDKMNYTLGSFVLRIGSPGVDHTIIYHQQRINLSALAPGRRAMVEFEP
- a CDS encoding NAD(P)/FAD-dependent oxidoreductase yields the protein MPAANGSVEKIKVTIIGAGVVGLAVAARLAPHFDHELLVVERHESFGRETSSRNSEVIHAGIYYPPNSLKARLCVQGRQQLYALCHKHDIPCRQLGKLIVAVTADEEKQLELNLAQGRKNGVGDLELITAGRCRQLEPAVKTRAALFSPSTGIIDSHSLMRFYHQLAKSLGATFAFNTEIENIEPVPRGYILKTAPDSFSFSSEIIINCAGLEATVLSQKTGIPTPLVHYAKGCYFSYTGKSPVKHLVYPVPPAGGHGLGIHATLDLSGRVRFGPDLEYLKKPDYLVDNSRRNLFCQAIKRYLPDLDESRLEPEMAGIRPRLQGPGDEFRDFIIREEKEAGFPGFINLLGIESPGLTTAPAIADK
- a CDS encoding TAXI family TRAP transporter solute-binding subunit, with the protein product MNKKIFFIITLAAVLAFTFSLNTEPAAARTKFISIGTGGTGGVYYPYGGGVAEIWTKYVKGVRAVAEVTGASVENTRLCDKGETLFGEIMSDVAFQAYTGTGKFKGKPQKIRGMFVMYPNVYHIVTRKDSGIKTIADLKGKDVSVGAPGSGTEFMTSLILQNALGIPYSSFDVFRLSFNENANALKDNSIDVGVWCVAPPTSSIMDLATTHAIRVVPFTKGEIDKVTSKYPFYAGYTLPANIYKGQDQPVYTASVWNTFICNADLDEDLVYKLTKAVFENQDYLIKIHHFAKYTTPENAVKYSAIPLHPGAIKYIREQGITIPDRLIAK